Genomic DNA from Gimesia aquarii:
CCAGAAAAGCCAAACCGCTGATGATCAGTAACAGCGTCCAAATCGTCATCCACGCATACATCGTTTTTCTTTCATGGAGATTATGAAAAAGTGCTCGTTTCTACTGTCTCTGTTTGAGGTGCTTTATCAGGAAATATGATAGACACAGCAATGTAAAGTATGATAGAAAATGCAAACGTAATTAGAGTAAGGTGTGTTCCATTCACTCCTAATGAGAATTTTTCATTAATATATCCCACACAAGGCCCCATTGCCGAAAGACCCAGTAGCCCACCGAGAATCGCTGCTAGAGCCCCTGCCTGACTACCTCGTTTCCAATATAAGCCTCCCACTACTGTAGGAATGGCTCCTGAGAGATAAACGGTCCCTGTCACAGCAAGATAGCCCCACAAATCACTGCTGACTTCATACCAGAGCCCCCAAGTCAACAACATCGCGCCAATGATGAAAATCGCAATTCGAGTTATCAAAATTCGAGAACGTTGGCTCATCGGTCCCGCAAGCGGTGCCACAATGTCCTGTGTAATGACACCACTCCAGCAGAGCAAGTAGCTGTCGTGAGTCGACATAAAAGCGGCAATCATACCCGCCGTCACAAGTCCTAATAATCCTGTAGGTACTACTTTCGCCAGAAAGAGAGGCATGGCTGATAACGAAGTGATTGAGGCATTCGTCTTGACGGCTTCTTCAAATTCAGCGAACAGCGCCGGCTGTGAAGCAAAAAAAGCAAATGTGCCAATGCCCCAGAAAACAGGTAATGCACGTCTCGCTAAAAATGAAACTGAGCTTAAAGTATAAAGTTTCTGAGCAACTTCCGCACTCTGGCAGGAAAGTGTTCTGGCGGCACTAGTCGGCCATAGCATTGCTGCAGACCCAATGACGACTGTCATCTGGATGATCTCCAACCAGCCAATCCCCGGCCCTTTACCGGAAGGGTTATGCGAATCAAAAGGATTAAAATAACCATTTTGTGTTGTCACAATTGCCGAGAAACCTTCCCAACCGATCGACCAGAATACAACCCCCGTGACAATCACCATACCAGTACCCAGAATCAAAAACTGAATCAGGTCGGTGATGACTACAGATACCATCCCCCCCAATACTGTGTAGAAGAGTACAAGCAACAGCAGTCCGGTCATGATCAGTTTGAGTGACATTTCATCTTGCATTCCAGAAATTGCCGTCACAAATTGAGAACCCGCTTTCAAAAACAGCCCCATATTCAATACACCTGAAACGACCATGACCGTGGCACCTACAATTCGAACATGGGATGAATAGCGTTTCTCATAATATTCGGGAATTGTCATGATCGAAGAAGCACGTAAGCGATAGACCACAAAACCGGTTATCCCAATGAGTAACACGGCCCCTGCTTCCAGAAATGCGAGATACAAAGAAGCATATTGCTTCATAAAACCAAGTTCCGCCATGTACATGACCGTGACTAATCCAAGTTCTGTCCCAGTCATTGTTGCCAGCGCGAGCCTAAGACGTAGTTTACGCCCCGCAACCAGATAATCAGAAAGATTACCGACGTAACGATTGGCCCACAAACCAATTACGATTGATGACAACAGGTAGCAAGCGACGATGGACCAATCAAACCAGGTGAAATTTGTATCGTAAAGAGAAATAACAGGTCTCCTTCGGTCATCGTTTCAGGCAAGAAAATCGGGACTTCACGTAAATCAGCTGAAAGGTTTCATTTGTCAGCGGTTGCAATCGATGCTGATTCGTTTTACCATATGTCGCTTCGCAAATCGTCACGGGGGTTCACCTTTTGACCAGTATGCTGGATTCAGCTCATCTTGCGAAAGTTACACCACTATGCCAGTTTTGACAGTCAATTTCCATAGTAACCGACTGTCATCGAAATAACATCTTAAGTAAGAGGGGATGACACCGTGTCACTCGACAAAAGTTTGAAGAGTAAAAGTTCGCTGGTACGTGCACGCAACGTACTGAAGCGCGCAGAGCGAATTGAAAAATTAAAGTTCGAAGACCGTTGGGCCGAAGGTCAATGTGCCCTCGGTTTACCTAAAGTTCGTGTTGAAAAAATTTCTATTGGAAAGAAGAAGAAAAAGAAGAAAGAAGAAGATTCAGACGATTAGTCACTTGGTTTACTGGTGGAAAGAGAGTTGTCATATAGTTGACACTCTCCTCTACCAAGTCGATTTTCAGAGTAGTCATATTCACCGGGGAGCAAGGAATGCATGCCCTGTATCTGCTACGAGCTGCTGGAGGCACATTCACGCGACGCCGCTATCGTCGCGCAGCAAATTCCTTTCTT
This window encodes:
- a CDS encoding small basic protein — encoded protein: MSLDKSLKSKSSLVRARNVLKRAERIEKLKFEDRWAEGQCALGLPKVRVEKISIGKKKKKKKEEDSDD
- a CDS encoding sodium:solute symporter family protein, with product MSSIVIGLWANRYVGNLSDYLVAGRKLRLRLALATMTGTELGLVTVMYMAELGFMKQYASLYLAFLEAGAVLLIGITGFVVYRLRASSIMTIPEYYEKRYSSHVRIVGATVMVVSGVLNMGLFLKAGSQFVTAISGMQDEMSLKLIMTGLLLLVLFYTVLGGMVSVVITDLIQFLILGTGMVIVTGVVFWSIGWEGFSAIVTTQNGYFNPFDSHNPSGKGPGIGWLEIIQMTVVIGSAAMLWPTSAARTLSCQSAEVAQKLYTLSSVSFLARRALPVFWGIGTFAFFASQPALFAEFEEAVKTNASITSLSAMPLFLAKVVPTGLLGLVTAGMIAAFMSTHDSYLLCWSGVITQDIVAPLAGPMSQRSRILITRIAIFIIGAMLLTWGLWYEVSSDLWGYLAVTGTVYLSGAIPTVVGGLYWKRGSQAGALAAILGGLLGLSAMGPCVGYINEKFSLGVNGTHLTLITFAFSIILYIAVSIIFPDKAPQTETVETSTFS